One stretch of Phocoena phocoena chromosome 10, mPhoPho1.1, whole genome shotgun sequence DNA includes these proteins:
- the LOC136128945 gene encoding uncharacterized protein, producing the protein MGKPLSRPDCLRQNPPCVGKGEEEEDLNIEDCYVPQRSIYDTVRLNEQIDSGSKGSLSSRHFTDRTLPYSHRTLDVSSLCSNGALASSSAFELRGRETHKLDEKMIFDALKLNSDIIRSTGLPKAKSHTEKKEHRRSWRMFVPANFMDYANKSESSFVEPPDLSDAVTKAGKCRGGSNSLMSEEDDSGLCSPPAEREEKQGILPGDPSRIRSLSSAEDIHIAEQYRPFFSVNCISEQKIPLLSCRSAHLDDNFKTILHDVSPPEETKRVNGQREIRGENCCLQNDVKESTLKADPFILPREGENKCISNPREEGKTYGPGELQSTARSREFMGGSPEDLPLLHTDLGGNDVDGGSASLVENLTLLTQYDLEESNVASQEDMEAPLSAQEMEAIPMQCSPKFRAVRNKAAARKTRARAGTLDPVCNGFRSVQVINGDGKLCDAQGLW; encoded by the coding sequence ATGGGCAAGCCGCTGAGCAGACCGGACTGTTTACGTCAGAATCCCCCCTGTGTAGGGAagggtgaggaagaggaggacCTCAACATCGAGGACTGTTACGTCCCGCAGCGCTCCATCTACGACACGGTTAGGCTGAATGAGCAGATCGACTCTGGTTCCAAGGGGAGCCTGTCTTCCAGGCATTTCACAGATCGGACTTTACCCTACAGTCACAGAACACTGGATGTCAGTTCTTTATGCTCCAATGGTGCCCTTGCTTCTTCCAGTGCATTTGAGCTGAGAGGCCGTGAAACTCACAAACTCGATGAAAAGATGATCTTTGATGCCCTCAAACTAAATAGCGATATCATCCGAAGCACAGGATTACCCAAAGCCAAAtctcacacagaaaagaaagagcatAGACGGTCATGGCGAATGTTCGTCCCAGCCAATTTTATGGATTATGCAAACAAAAGTGAAAGCTCTTTTGTTGAACCTCCTGATCTGTCAGATGCTGTTACCAAGGCTGGCAAGTGCAGAGGGGGTAGTAATTCTCTCATGTCAGAGGAGGATGACTCTGGGTTATGCAGTCCTCCAGCcgagagggaagaaaaacaggGCATTTTACCTGGAGACCCATCCCGAATTAGAAGCTTGTCTTCTGCTGAAGATATTCACATAGCAGAGCAATATAGaccctttttttctgttaattgcaTCAGCGAACAGAAAATCCCCTTGCTTTCATGCAGAAGCGCCCACCTTGATGACAACTTCAAAACGATTTTACATGATGTTTCTCCACCAGAGGAAACAAAACGTGTCAACGGTCAAAGGGAAATCCGTGGTGAAAATTGCTGCCTGCAGAATGATGTCAAAGAGAGCACCCTTAAGGCTGACCCATTCATTTTGccaagagagggagaaaacaagTGTATTTCTAAccccagagaagaaggaaaaacatatgGACCAGGAGAATTACAAAGCACAGCACGAAGTAGGGAATTTATGGGAGGTTCTCCTGAGGATTTGCCTCTCCTTCACACAGATCTGGGGGGAAATGATGTAGATGGGGGTAGCGCAAGTTTAGTAGAAAACCTGACATTATTGACACAATACGATTTGGAAGAATCCAACGTAGCATCTCAAGAGGACATGGAGGCTCCCCTTTCTGCCCAGGAGATGGAGGCGATCCCTATGCAATGCTCCCCCAAATTCAGAGCAGTAAGAAATAAAGCCGCTGCCCGAAAAACAAGGGCCCGGGCAGGAACCTTGGACCCTGTCTGTAATGGCTTTCGCTCAGTTCAGGTAATTAATGGAGATGGGAAACTCTGTGATGCCCAAGGTCTGTGGTAG